One Eptesicus fuscus isolate TK198812 chromosome 13, DD_ASM_mEF_20220401, whole genome shotgun sequence genomic window, aaaatatcatttttctcaGCTATTCTTGCAAATTTAAGTCTTAATGACTTATTGTGATAGTTTCTAGACTAAATTACTAAAACTAAACGATAATAACTCATTTCTATTTTCTGTGCTTCTTTCTTTGGCTTCAATAGCTAGCCCCTAGTCTCTCACTCAATCTACCTTATGAGACAACAAAAATGGTGACCTTATGTATATGAAACAGTACATGTGACAGAGTCCAATGTGATCCTGCTTCCTTAGACATTTGGATTTTCACTGGAGCCTGAAGAGAGCAAACTTTTCCCCTATGAGATTTTCTTAGCCCAAAGAGAGCATTTAAGCTCCAGGCTCTTTGAACAAGTGAGTTTAGGAAAGGCAGCATATCTTGCCCCGCTCCTGAAGATTCCAGTGCATATCGGTATATAAAAGGTTCTGAGACTTCCTGCAACCCTGAATCcaactccctttccccctccaaactcagcattttaaaatttatttttatcatagacCAGTTTTTGTTACTCAATATGCATTTGTTTCTCTGAACACAGTTATGGAAATACTAATCTAAAAACTCAGGTGACAGAactgtgctcagtggatagagtattggtctatgcactgaagggttctaggttcgattctgatcaagggtacatgcccaggttgcgtgcttaattcctggttgggggcatgcaggaagcagcttatcaatgattctttctcattattaatttttttaaaatctctccctctgccttcctctctgaaatcaataaaaatatatttaaaaaaataaaaactcaggtGACAGCaagcttaatttttatttgtgcCCTATTTCCCCCATTCCTAATTGTACTTGTTCTATCAGTTGCAGGATTCTCCTAAAGGTAAACTAGATTAGAATAGCATAATTGCTTTGTAAAACTGAAGTACCTGTGTGCATGAGGAAAAATACTATTATCAAAATACAACCTTTCCTTCCATAACTGTAGAATGTGGTTGCTGAGCCTATTTACAGGAAAGGGTAGAAAATAGGCAGATTAAATTCCAacctattttttttacatttttattttctttatttttgtctttattcgTTGTTTAATGTAATATCATGATCCACCAGGTGCTACTATTTGGGACATGGTTGTACAGATTTAAAGATTAGATGAGTATCTGCATGCCACAAAAATAGAAGATTTATATTACTAAGGCGAACAttttcccctgcctttcctctgaggtttgatggtctgatcgatgcttctctgtctctggatctgtttttgttcatcagtttatgttgttcattatattccacaaatgagcgaggtcatgtgatatttatctttctctgtcttcttaaATGTTTCATTTGACACAATAGAAAATTCATGCCTGCCTCTAGGTGGAGtatctttgatttcttttgaaagcctGCTGTCTCTGCATAGACCAACCTCACTAACTGAAAGTCCTCCCTACACTCGTCCTAGAAAATTCTTAGTTACCTCTAAGCCCCAGTTGAAGCTTATCTCTCTTTGATACCTATCCTGATGCCTGAATACAATtactgttaaatgaaaaaaacaacacaaaaaaacaaacaaacaaaactatgaTCTAACTTTTgactatttctcttttcctcatctatctctctcttgctcttatTCATATAAACTCTTCTGAATGAAAATTTCTCCATCAGTAATTTATTTAGGGATTTATTTCCAATTTCAAGATTCTTATCTCTGATCTATTCATTTAGGGATACCACAATCTCCTATATTTCATGGATAATGGAGTCAAACAGGTCCCAGGGAATTTGCTTCAAACCTCTATAATTTTAAGCTGTCTAATTCAGGAGGGAGTGTAGTACTCAGAGGTTGAACTTCTAAATATGCACAGCTGCTAATGactgaaaaacattttcaaacacaTTACCATTTTGCCCAGAAACAAATACTGAGCTCAATGATAAAGCCTGTGATTTTATAGTGTACTGCAAGTGGCACTTTGTGGTTCAGTCCATTTTTAGACAAACGTTGGGTCATAATTCCCACATTCCAAAACAACTTGGTGTCACAAGGGTCATTTTATTTGGGAATCATCTGAATATTATATACCTAGGTAATAGGGTCCTTGACCTTCTTTTAGAAGTACCCACTTCTACAGTCTCAGATTCCAATAATAGCTATGTGTGAGGGTGACTGAgagtggaagaagagagaaggaaaatgagggaaagagaaaagaaacatacgACGGACTTCTCATTGacttcttaatttattttcattcatctaAGTGAGCAATGCTGGCACCTAAGAAAATGGTCAGAGGAAATTCTACCTTGGTGACTGAATTTATTCTTTTAGGATTAACGGATCGTCCAGAGCTTCAGCCCATCCTCTTTGTGCTGTTCCTAGTGATCTACCTGATCACTGTTGGAGGGAACCTGGGCATGTTGGTATTGATCAGGATAGATTCAAGACTCCACACCCCCATGTACTTCTTTCTTGCCAGTTTGTCCTGCTTGGATCTGTGCTACTCCACGAATGTGACTCCTAAGATGTTGGTGAACTTCTtatcagaaaagaaaaccatttctTATGCTGCATGTTTAGTCCAGTGTTATTTTTTCATTGCCATGGTGATAACTGAATATTACATGCTAGCTGTAATGGCTTATGATAGGTACATGGCCATCTGTAGCCCTTTGCTTTACAGCAGCAAGATGTCCAAAGGTGTCTGTATTCGCCTGATTGCTGGTCCATATGTCTATGGGTTCCTTAGTGGCCTGATGGAAACCATGTGGACATACCGCTTGACCTTCTGTGGCTCCAACATCATCAACCACTTCTATTGTGCTGACCCACCTCTCATCCGACTCTCTTGCTCTGACACTTTCATTAAGGAGACATCCATGTTCGTGGTAGCAGGATTTAACCTCTCCAACTCCCTCCTTATTATCCTCATCTCCTACATCTTCATTCTCACTGCCATCCTGAGAATACGTTCTGCtgagggcaggcagaaagcttttTCCACCTGTGGGTCCCACCTGGTGGCAGTGACTGTGTTTTATGGGACCCTCTTCTGCATGTACGTTAGACCTCCCACGGACAAGTCAGTGGAGGAGTCCAAAATTATTGCTGTGTTCTACACTTTTGTAAGCCCTATGTTGAACCCCATCATTTATAGTCTGAG contains:
- the LOC103302262 gene encoding olfactory receptor 1030, with product MLAPKKMVRGNSTLVTEFILLGLTDRPELQPILFVLFLVIYLITVGGNLGMLVLIRIDSRLHTPMYFFLASLSCLDLCYSTNVTPKMLVNFLSEKKTISYAACLVQCYFFIAMVITEYYMLAVMAYDRYMAICSPLLYSSKMSKGVCIRLIAGPYVYGFLSGLMETMWTYRLTFCGSNIINHFYCADPPLIRLSCSDTFIKETSMFVVAGFNLSNSLLIILISYIFILTAILRIRSAEGRQKAFSTCGSHLVAVTVFYGTLFCMYVRPPTDKSVEESKIIAVFYTFVSPMLNPIIYSLRNKDVKQALWKSVRRNALLK